The proteins below come from a single Stomoxys calcitrans chromosome 1, idStoCalc2.1, whole genome shotgun sequence genomic window:
- the LOC106094012 gene encoding alpha-1,3-mannosyl-glycoprotein 4-beta-N-acetylglucosaminyltransferase A: protein MFKIRQRSCLLLTLVLILLPCVIVLMIMGPELSTEQSLSQRLGECHMRLQYLESMYRTRQEDVTLLAQYLMQLQNTSSGVTAIPAGGGAAMLDKNSSTLLNSAAAPTSLLDGLSAEARQILRNASQLHSQQMHLSASSNVRLPTAYHFLPHLSDDPNSLRPALLRSHGRSDVSIVLGIPTVMREKQSYLLGTLHNLIENMNEEEQNETLIVVYIGENDAESVQQIAKTVEVAFEPYLECGLIEIIAPSPSYYPNFDRLRITLNDSLERVRWRSKQNLDFAYLMAYAQTKGTFYVQLEDDILAKRHFITTMKKFAITKSALTKPDQPPWFLLDFCQLGFIGKMFKSAELPYLITYFQMFYNDKPVDWLLAYFMESKVCRNDLDQKHCNQEKAKYWLHYRPSLFQHIGTSSSLRGKVQKLKDKQFGSKVPTFYAHNHNPPAQVKTNIAPYKNFQLKRAYRGETYFWGLLPQPGDQVQFIFEKPTGLKHYLFRSGNSEHPSDRFYNTTIEVLPADTLSESSPVWSFYNSTTDGYLIVGAFDNMGVAEGSIDSKIGAIKEIRLHVHGDSENWALLSEIDLQAEGSNKR, encoded by the exons aTGTTTAAAATACGCCAACGCAGCTGTCTTTTGTTAACCCTAGTCCTAATTCTATTGCCATGTGTTATTGTTTTAATGATAATGGGTCCAGAATTATCCACCGAACAATCGCTGTCACAGCGCCTAGGCGAATGTCATATGCGCTTGCAATATTTGGAGTCCATGTATAGGACGCGTCAAGAAGATGTCACCCTATTGGCACAGTATTTGATGCAGTTGCAAAACACCAGCAGTGGGGTGACCGCCATTCCTGCCGGCGGTGGTGCGGCAATGCTAGATAAAAACTCCTCTACTCTGTTAAATTCTGCCGCCGCGCCTACTTCTCTGCTGGATGGCCTATCAGCAGAGGCACGTCAAATTTTACGCAATGCCTCTCAACTACATTCGCAACAAATGCATTTGTCTGCCTCATCGAATGTTCGTTTGCCCACGGCCTATCATTTTTTGCCTCATCTCTCGGATGATCCGAATTCTTTGCGTCCCGCCCTATTACGTTCCCATGGCCGCTCCGACGTAAGCATTGTCTTAGGCATACCCACAGTGATGCGAGAAAAACAATCCTATCTCTTGGGTACTTTGCATAATCTCATTGAGAATATGAACGAAGAGGAGCAAAATGAGACTTTAATAGTTGTCTATATTGGAGAAAATGATGCAGAGAGTGTACAACAGATAGCCAAAACGGTGGAGGTAgcatttgaaccctatttggaaTGTGGTCTAATTGAGATTATAGCCCCTTCCCCATCGTATTATCCGAATTTTGATAGGCTAAGGATAACACTGAACGATTCGTTGGAGCGAGTAAGATGGAGAAGTAAACAGAATTTGGATTTTGCCTATCTCATGGCTTATGCACAGACAAAAG GCACTTTCTATGTCCAACTGGAGGATGACATATTGGCCAAAAGGCATTTCATAACCACCATGAAAAAATTCGCCATCACTAAAAGTGCTTTGACCAAACCCGACCAGCCACCATGGTTTCTCTTGGACTTTTGCCAATTGGGTTTCATAGGTAAAATGTTCAAGTCAGCCGAGCTGCCTTATCTCATAACCTATttccaaatgttctacaatgaTAAGCCCGTCGATTGGCTGCTGGCCTATTTTATGGAGTCCAAAGTGTGTCGCAATGATCTCGATCAGAAACATTGCAATCAAGAGAAGGCCAAATATTGGCTACACTATCGGCCTTCGTTGTTCCAGCATATAGGCACCAGTTCGTCGCTGAGAGGTAAGGTGCAAAAACTCAAGGATAAACAATTCGGTTCGAAAGTACCCACCTTTTATGCCCATAATCATAATCCACCGGCCCAGGTTAAGACAAATATAGCGCCGTATAAAAACTTTCAACTGAAGCGAGCTTATCGTGGAGAAACCTACTTTTGGGGTCTCTTGCCCCAGCCGGGCGATCAAGTGCAGTTCATTTTCGAAAAACCCACTGGACTCAAGCACTATCTGTTTCGAAGTGGCAATTCAGAACATCCTTCAGATCGTTTCTACAATACCACAATAGAAGTTTTACCCGCCGATACATTGAGTGAAAGTTCCCCCGTGTGGAGTTTTTACAACTCCACCACAGATGGCTATCTTATAGTGGGGGCCTTTGACAATATGGGTGTTGCAGAGGGATCGATAGATTCGAAAATTGGAGCCATAAAGGAGATACGTTTGCATGTGCATGGTGACAGTGAAAATTGGGCTTTACTCAGTGAAATTGATCTGCAAGCGGAGGGGAGCAACAAAAGATGA